One window from the genome of Tolypothrix sp. NIES-4075 encodes:
- a CDS encoding trifunctional serine/threonine-protein kinase/ATP-binding protein/sensor histidine kinase has product MVALLDTLFTLTGYRFTEQIYSGSKTIVCRGIREQDQKPVIIKLMRNEYPTFNEIAQFRNQYTISKNLNLPGIVKPYELETYRNGYALILEDFGGISLKDALLFRSEEGNNPNFLDLFFHIAIEITSTLEAMHRVHPEGVVARHRVIHKDIKPANILINPSTLEVKLIDFSIASLLPREIQFITNPNVLEGTLAYISPEQTGRMNRGIDYRTDFYSLGVTFFELLTGKLPFITADSMELVYCHIAKLPPKANSINPDIPPMLSEIISKLMAKNAEDRYQSALGLKRDLELCRQQWQETGNIAFFELAQEDICDRFLIPEKLYGRQREVKTLLAAFDRVTSGTTEMILVAGSSGIGKTAVVNEVYKPIIRQRGYFIKGKFDQFQRDIPLSALVQAFRDLIGQLLSETDTQIESWKIKILSVLGEQGQVITDVIPELESIIGRQHPVTELSGNAIQNRFNFLFQKFIRVFTTKDHPLVIFLDDLQWADTASLKFIELLMSGTTTVNQNPSLSSLLLGETNKDRETDCGLLLIGAYRDNEVDKAHPLELTIKQIKLSQASINTITLEPLNQSDLNLLIADTMRCEEKVAIPLTQMVFAKTKGNPFFTHQFLKCLHSDGLIEFNFELGYWQCDIPKVKALALTDDVVEFMTLQLMKLPSHTQKVLKLAACIGNEFDLKTLTIIHEESAVDTGSDLWQALIEGLVFPQAEFYKFFDKDTNSHKAINHDKELSLPKYKFVHDRVQQAAYSLIPEDKKQSIHLKIGELLLRNIPVAKQEEKIFDLVNQFNMALPLITLQAERDGLARMNLIAGRKALASTAYPTAVKYLTTGIQLLTDDSWERKYELALGLYETAAEAAYLGGNFEQTEQLAEVVLTRAKTLLEKVKVYEVKIQAYGAQNQALIAVNTALIVLKQLGVEFPENPSQSDVQLAMAEIASALTDRSIEDLINLPEMTERYPLEAMRILSSAIALAYQAVPELFPLILFKEINLSLQHGNAPLSAFAYVTYGLMLCGVMGDIESGYQFGKLAASLLAKFNIKEIIAKTLLVFNTSIRHWKEHAREMLKPFLEGYSVGVETGDLEYAAYSLNAYSYCSYFIGKELTGLEQDMANYSHAIGQIKQETVFNWSAIYRQSVLNLLGIVENPCRLISKYYNEEKMLPIHLEAKDGFGLLYLYFSKLHLCYLFQEFSQAVENATLAEKYLDGGTGQMVVPLFHFYDSLTRLAVYSNVGESEQKEILKKVAANQEKMRHWANHAPMNYLHKFYLVEAERHRVRGEYLEAMDDYDRAITNAKENEYINEEALAHELAAKFYLEWGKQKIAATYLTDAYYCYVRWGALAKVEDLQKGYPQLLAPIIQQEKLSFHPNDKSTASIGISLSAPKTKETVISSNTSISQMLDLGSVIKASQALSGEIELEQLLSTLMAVVMENAGASKCALILSEGDNLDLTVTAVGFSSNEAPISTKFPSVHLESSYDIPVTLINYVKRTLEIFVIDDAKTVNFLIADRYIVRQQPKSLLCIPIINQGKLLGILYLENNLTTGAFTRDRVEILKLLTTQAAISLENAILYKNLAQANESLEEYSHTLEEKVDQRTQELSEINQSLQQALSQIKNAQTHLIQTEKMSSLGQMIAGIAHEINNPINFIHGNISHASGYVQDLLDLIAIYQQEYPNPSPVIAEKAEELDLNFLIKDLPKLLDSMKVGSSRIRNIVLSLRNFSRLDESEMKPVDIHEGIDNTLMILQHRLKEKSDSPEIEVIKEYGQLPLVSCYAGQLNQAFMNILSNAIDALQQSNDTDAIATDRKVGQIRIRTSLVDSNTLRIQIADNGHGISDKVRQKMFDPFFTTKPIGSGTGLGLSISYQVVVDKHKGQLTCDSTPGKGTEFVIQIPLRQQNT; this is encoded by the coding sequence ATGGTGGCATTATTAGATACATTATTTACCTTAACTGGCTATCGCTTCACTGAGCAAATCTACTCAGGCAGTAAAACTATAGTTTGTCGTGGCATCAGAGAACAAGACCAAAAGCCAGTCATTATCAAACTGATGCGGAATGAATATCCTACCTTCAATGAAATTGCCCAATTCCGCAATCAATACACCATCAGCAAAAATCTCAACCTTCCTGGTATAGTCAAACCTTATGAATTAGAAACCTACCGCAACGGCTATGCCTTAATATTAGAAGATTTTGGCGGTATTTCCCTAAAAGATGCGTTATTGTTTAGATCTGAAGAAGGAAATAATCCGAATTTTCTCGATCTGTTTTTTCATATCGCCATAGAAATTACTTCCACCCTTGAAGCAATGCATCGCGTACACCCGGAGGGGGTTGTCGCTAGACATCGCGTCATTCATAAAGATATCAAACCCGCCAACATCCTAATTAACCCAAGCACCCTAGAAGTAAAACTCATCGACTTTAGTATAGCCTCACTTTTGCCAAGAGAAATTCAATTTATCACCAATCCCAACGTCCTAGAAGGCACCTTGGCTTACATTTCTCCTGAACAAACCGGACGAATGAACCGAGGTATAGATTATCGCACTGATTTTTATTCCCTTGGTGTCACCTTTTTTGAACTCCTCACAGGCAAATTACCTTTCATCACCGCTGACTCAATGGAGTTAGTTTACTGTCACATTGCAAAACTTCCACCAAAAGCAAACTCAATTAACCCCGACATTCCCCCTATGTTGTCGGAAATTATTAGCAAGCTGATGGCAAAAAATGCCGAAGATCGCTATCAGAGTGCTTTGGGGTTGAAGCGTGACTTAGAACTGTGTAGACAGCAATGGCAAGAGACAGGAAATATAGCATTCTTCGAGTTAGCACAAGAGGACATCTGCGATCGCTTCCTCATCCCCGAAAAACTTTATGGTCGTCAACGTGAAGTTAAAACTCTACTCGCTGCTTTTGATCGCGTAACAAGTGGAACCACGGAAATGATATTAGTCGCGGGTTCTTCTGGTATTGGCAAAACCGCTGTTGTCAACGAAGTCTACAAACCCATCATCCGGCAACGCGGTTACTTTATCAAAGGCAAATTTGACCAGTTTCAACGAGACATTCCCTTATCAGCATTAGTGCAAGCCTTTCGCGATTTAATCGGTCAACTGCTAAGTGAAACTGATACCCAAATTGAATCTTGGAAAATTAAAATTCTCTCAGTACTGGGTGAACAAGGTCAAGTCATTACTGATGTAATTCCCGAACTCGAAAGCATTATTGGTAGGCAACATCCAGTAACTGAACTTTCTGGCAATGCTATTCAAAATCGTTTCAATTTTTTGTTTCAAAAATTTATCCGTGTTTTTACCACAAAAGACCATCCTTTAGTAATCTTTTTGGATGATTTGCAATGGGCAGATACTGCCTCTTTGAAATTTATTGAATTATTAATGAGCGGAACCACAACAGTAAATCAAAATCCTTCTTTGTCTTCTCTCCTTTTAGGTGAAACAAATAAAGATAGAGAAACGGATTGTGGTCTACTGCTGATTGGCGCTTATCGGGATAATGAAGTTGACAAAGCACATCCGCTTGAGCTGACAATCAAACAAATTAAACTTTCCCAAGCAAGCATTAATACTATTACTCTAGAGCCATTAAATCAGAGTGATTTAAATCTATTGATTGCTGATACCATGCGTTGTGAAGAAAAAGTTGCTATCCCTCTGACGCAAATGGTGTTTGCGAAAACCAAAGGCAATCCATTTTTTACTCATCAATTTCTCAAGTGTCTGCATAGTGATGGACTAATTGAATTTAACTTTGAACTCGGTTATTGGCAGTGCGATATTCCTAAGGTAAAAGCATTAGCTCTCACAGATGATGTAGTAGAATTTATGACACTACAACTAATGAAGTTGCCATCACATACTCAAAAAGTATTGAAACTAGCTGCATGTATTGGTAACGAATTTGATTTAAAAACTCTTACTATTATTCATGAAGAATCTGCCGTAGATACAGGGTCAGACTTGTGGCAAGCATTAATTGAAGGACTAGTTTTTCCTCAAGCTGAATTTTACAAATTTTTTGACAAAGATACTAATAGTCACAAGGCAATAAATCATGACAAAGAATTAAGCTTACCTAAATATAAATTTGTACATGACCGTGTACAGCAAGCGGCTTATTCTTTGATTCCGGAAGATAAGAAGCAATCAATTCACTTAAAAATTGGGGAACTTCTGTTAAGAAATATTCCAGTAGCGAAACAGGAAGAAAAGATTTTTGATTTAGTCAATCAGTTTAATATGGCACTGCCATTAATTACTCTTCAGGCTGAACGTGATGGATTGGCAAGAATGAATTTGATTGCTGGACGTAAAGCTTTGGCATCAACAGCTTATCCAACTGCGGTTAAATATTTAACTACTGGAATTCAACTATTAACAGATGATAGTTGGGAGAGAAAATATGAGCTAGCTCTAGGTTTGTATGAGACAGCAGCAGAGGCAGCGTACTTGGGTGGAAACTTTGAACAAACAGAGCAATTAGCAGAGGTAGTGTTAACACGAGCGAAAACATTACTAGAGAAAGTGAAAGTTTATGAAGTGAAAATTCAAGCTTATGGAGCGCAGAACCAAGCATTAATAGCAGTCAATACTGCGCTAATAGTTTTGAAGCAATTAGGGGTAGAGTTTCCTGAGAATCCAAGCCAATCTGATGTTCAGCTAGCAATGGCAGAAATAGCATCAGCTTTGACAGATAGGAGCATTGAAGACTTAATTAACCTGCCGGAGATGACGGAACGCTATCCTCTTGAAGCTATGCGTATTCTATCTAGTGCAATTGCTCTTGCCTATCAAGCTGTTCCTGAATTATTCCCACTAATTCTTTTTAAAGAGATTAATTTATCGCTCCAACATGGCAATGCTCCCCTGTCTGCCTTTGCCTATGTTACTTACGGGTTAATGCTCTGTGGGGTCATGGGAGACATAGAGTCTGGTTATCAATTTGGTAAACTGGCTGCAAGTTTATTGGCTAAGTTCAATATTAAAGAAATTATAGCTAAAACCCTGCTGGTATTTAATACATCTATCAGGCATTGGAAGGAGCACGCCAGAGAAATGTTAAAACCTTTCCTAGAGGGTTACTCTGTCGGAGTGGAAACGGGAGATTTAGAGTATGCAGCCTATTCTCTTAACGCTTATTCTTACTGTTCATATTTCATTGGTAAAGAACTAACAGGGCTGGAACAAGATATGGCGAACTACAGCCATGCCATTGGTCAAATTAAGCAAGAAACAGTATTTAACTGGAGTGCCATCTATCGACAAAGCGTCTTAAACTTACTAGGCATTGTAGAAAATCCCTGTCGTTTAATCAGTAAATATTACAACGAAGAGAAAATGCTGCCGATTCATCTTGAAGCAAAAGATGGGTTCGGACTCTTATATTTATATTTCAGCAAACTACATCTGTGTTATCTATTTCAGGAGTTTTCTCAAGCGGTTGAAAATGCCACTTTAGCAGAAAAGTATTTAGATGGTGGTACAGGACAGATGGTTGTTCCTCTTTTCCATTTTTACGATTCTCTAACTAGACTAGCTGTGTATTCTAATGTTGGGGAATCTGAACAAAAAGAAATTCTGAAAAAAGTAGCTGCCAATCAAGAAAAGATGCGGCATTGGGCAAATCATGCCCCTATGAATTATCTGCATAAATTTTATTTGGTAGAGGCAGAACGGCATCGGGTCAGGGGTGAATATTTAGAAGCAATGGATGATTACGATCGCGCTATTACCAATGCCAAAGAAAACGAGTACATTAATGAAGAAGCTCTCGCTCACGAACTTGCTGCTAAATTCTATTTAGAATGGGGCAAACAAAAGATTGCTGCAACCTACCTCACTGATGCCTACTATTGTTACGTCCGCTGGGGAGCATTAGCGAAAGTTGAAGACTTGCAAAAAGGCTATCCGCAATTACTTGCTCCGATTATCCAGCAAGAAAAACTTAGCTTTCATCCCAACGATAAAAGCACTGCTTCTATTGGCATATCATTATCTGCCCCTAAGACTAAAGAAACTGTTATTAGCTCTAATACCAGCATCTCACAAATGCTAGACTTAGGGTCTGTTATTAAAGCTTCTCAAGCACTCTCTGGGGAAATTGAGCTAGAGCAACTGCTTTCTACCTTAATGGCAGTTGTGATGGAGAATGCTGGAGCTTCTAAGTGTGCTTTAATTTTGAGCGAAGGAGATAATTTAGATTTAACTGTCACCGCAGTCGGTTTTAGTTCAAATGAAGCACCTATTTCTACAAAGTTTCCATCAGTTCATTTAGAGTCTAGTTATGATATTCCTGTTACTTTAATTAACTACGTCAAACGCACTCTAGAAATCTTTGTCATTGATGATGCTAAGACTGTTAACTTTTTAATAGCTGATCGCTACATTGTTCGTCAGCAACCCAAGAGCCTTTTGTGTATCCCAATTATCAATCAAGGCAAGTTACTCGGCATTCTTTATCTAGAAAATAATTTAACCACAGGAGCATTTACACGCGATCGCGTAGAAATTCTCAAACTCCTCACCACTCAAGCCGCAATTTCTCTAGAGAATGCCATCCTCTATAAAAATTTGGCACAAGCTAATGAAAGCTTGGAGGAATACAGCCATACTTTAGAGGAAAAAGTAGACCAAAGAACGCAAGAACTGAGTGAAATAAATCAAAGTTTGCAACAAGCACTTTCACAAATTAAAAATGCCCAAACCCACTTGATTCAAACTGAAAAAATGTCTAGTTTGGGACAAATGATAGCAGGAATTGCTCATGAAATTAATAACCCAATTAACTTTATTCATGGCAATATTTCTCACGCTAGTGGTTATGTCCAAGACTTACTAGATTTGATTGCTATCTATCAGCAAGAATATCCCAATCCCTCCCCTGTTATTGCAGAAAAAGCAGAAGAATTAGATCTAAATTTCCTCATAAAAGACTTGCCAAAACTTCTAGATTCAATGAAAGTTGGTAGTTCGCGTATTCGGAATATTGTGTTGAGCTTACGCAACTTTTCTCGCCTAGATGAATCGGAAATGAAGCCTGTAGATATTCATGAGGGAATCGATAATACCTTGATGATTTTGCAGCACCGACTGAAGGAAAAGAGCGATAGCCCGGAAATTGAAGTTATTAAAGAATACGGACAACTACCGTTGGTTAGTTGTTACGCCGGTCAACTCAATCAGGCTTTTATGAATATCCTCAGTAATGCCATCGATGCTTTACAACAGTCAAATGACACAGATGCGATCGCCACTGATCGCAAGGTGGGACAAATTCGCATTCGCACATCTTTAGTAGATTCTAATACCTTGAGAATTCAAATTGCCGATAATGGTCATGGCATAAGTGACAAAGTGCGTCAGAAAATGTTTGACCCATTTTTTACCACTAAGCCGATAGGAAGTGGTACGGGGTTGGGGTTGTCAATTAGCTATCAGGTTGTAGTGGACAAACACAAAGGTCAGTTAACCTGTGATTCCACCCCTGGCAAGGGAACTGAGTTTGTAATTCAGATTCCCCTGCGACAGCAAAATACTTAG
- a CDS encoding response regulator yields the protein MASNKILVIDDTTVVRVKVREMLPPGNFEVLEAKDGLEGLNFIRQEKLSLIMLDFLLPKMSGWEVFQQIQAQPELRKIPLVLMSGRKEEVTEKIPEPFEYFEFLGKPFDQKQLIASIKLAMTKAKQPRPEPASVAVVAAKNGAVNSSAIAPNAEIASLNDKIVKMQAEIDGLKKQLTQVVTFIKQKIK from the coding sequence GTGGCAAGTAACAAGATTCTAGTTATCGATGACACTACAGTTGTCAGGGTAAAAGTACGGGAAATGTTGCCTCCGGGCAATTTTGAGGTACTGGAAGCAAAAGACGGCTTAGAAGGATTAAATTTCATTCGTCAGGAAAAACTCAGCCTGATTATGTTGGATTTTCTTTTGCCGAAAATGAGTGGCTGGGAAGTTTTCCAGCAGATTCAAGCTCAACCAGAACTAAGAAAGATTCCCTTGGTTCTTATGTCTGGTCGTAAAGAAGAGGTGACGGAGAAAATCCCCGAACCCTTTGAATATTTTGAGTTTCTCGGAAAGCCTTTTGACCAAAAGCAACTAATTGCCTCAATTAAGTTGGCGATGACAAAAGCTAAACAGCCGCGTCCGGAACCAGCCTCAGTAGCAGTCGTTGCTGCGAAAAATGGAGCTGTGAATTCTAGTGCGATCGCTCCTAATGCCGAAATTGCATCATTAAATGATAAAATTGTCAAGATGCAAGCCGAAATTGATGGTTTAAAGAAACAGTTAACTCAAGTTGTGACTTTTATTAAACAGAAAATAAAATAG
- the lipA gene encoding lipoyl synthase: protein MTSSQPAELKSEIMAMPTWLRRPIGKASELSTVQRIIKQRQIHTICEEGRCPNRGECYAQKTATFLLMGPTCTRSCAFCQVDKGHAPMPVDSREPEKIAESVQLLGLRYVVLTSVARDDLPDQGALHFVRTMETIRALNPEAQIEVLTPDFWGGAGAGEKNQRQRIEMIVKAHPACYNHNIETVRRLQGPVRRGAKYDRSLRVLSLVKEIQPTIPTKSGLMLGHGETIDEVIETMADLRNVRCDRLTIGQYMRPSLEHLPVQKYWTPKEFDELGIIAQKMGFSHVRSAPLVRSSYHAGESPL from the coding sequence ATGACCTCTTCGCAACCAGCCGAACTTAAATCAGAGATTATGGCAATGCCAACGTGGTTACGTCGTCCGATTGGCAAAGCTAGTGAACTCTCGACAGTACAACGCATTATTAAGCAGCGCCAAATTCACACGATTTGCGAAGAAGGACGTTGCCCCAATCGCGGGGAATGCTACGCCCAAAAAACGGCAACTTTTTTACTCATGGGTCCAACATGTACGCGGTCTTGCGCTTTTTGTCAAGTAGATAAAGGTCATGCACCGATGCCTGTGGACTCAAGAGAACCAGAAAAAATAGCAGAATCGGTGCAGCTTTTGGGATTGCGTTATGTAGTATTAACTTCTGTTGCTCGTGATGATTTGCCAGATCAAGGAGCACTTCATTTTGTCAGGACGATGGAAACTATCCGCGCTTTGAACCCAGAAGCTCAAATCGAAGTGCTGACACCTGACTTTTGGGGTGGTGCAGGTGCTGGTGAAAAAAATCAACGCCAACGGATAGAAATGATTGTGAAAGCGCACCCTGCTTGTTACAACCACAATATTGAGACGGTGCGACGGTTGCAAGGTCCTGTGCGGCGAGGTGCGAAGTATGATCGCTCACTAAGGGTACTTTCTCTAGTCAAAGAGATTCAGCCGACAATTCCCACCAAATCAGGATTAATGCTGGGACACGGTGAAACGATTGATGAAGTCATCGAAACAATGGCGGATCTGAGGAATGTTCGATGCGATCGCCTGACTATCGGTCAGTATATGCGTCCTTCTTTAGAACATCTGCCAGTACAAAAATATTGGACACCCAAAGAATTTGATGAGCTTGGGATTATAGCACAAAAAATGGGATTTAGCCACGTTCGTTCTGCTCCTCTAGTTCGCAGTTCCTACCACGCCGGAGAAAGCCCTCTTTGA
- a CDS encoding photosystem I protein PsaX, whose protein sequence is MTAQAKKPANQKVGAEVAQSGAKAPFPFRTAISLFLLAGNFLIAAIYFHLVNF, encoded by the coding sequence ATGACGGCTCAAGCCAAGAAACCTGCAAATCAAAAAGTCGGCGCAGAAGTTGCTCAAAGCGGGGCTAAAGCTCCGTTTCCCTTTCGCACCGCAATCAGTTTATTTCTCCTAGCTGGTAACTTCCTTATAGCAGCAATTTACTTCCATCTGGTTAACTTTTAG
- a CDS encoding branched-chain amino acid ABC transporter permease, whose translation MNAQLAQLIVNGIAVGSIIALAAVGLTLTYGILRLSNFAHGDFLTLGAYFTWLLNTQGINIWLSMLLAGVGTVAMMVLSEKLLWSRMRSIRATSTTLIIMSIGLALFLRNAIILIWGGSNQNYNLPITPALDIAGLKVPQNQLLVLFLAMLAILALHYMMQNTKIGKAMRAVADDLDLARVSGINVDSVVLCTWVIAGALTSLGGSMYGLITAVRPNMGWFLILPMFASVILGGIGNPYGAIAAAFIIGIVQEVSTIIPGLGSQYKQGVALFIMILVLLIRPKGLFKSTI comes from the coding sequence ATGAATGCACAACTAGCTCAATTAATTGTTAACGGAATTGCAGTAGGGAGCATTATTGCTCTGGCAGCCGTTGGACTTACTTTAACCTATGGGATTTTACGGTTATCTAACTTTGCCCACGGAGATTTTCTCACATTGGGAGCTTATTTTACATGGCTCTTAAATACTCAGGGGATAAATATTTGGCTGTCGATGTTGCTAGCGGGGGTGGGAACGGTAGCGATGATGGTGTTGTCGGAAAAGCTCCTGTGGTCAAGGATGCGCTCTATCCGTGCTACTTCTACTACTCTGATTATTATGTCTATCGGACTGGCATTATTTCTTCGTAATGCCATTATCTTGATTTGGGGGGGTAGTAACCAAAATTACAATTTGCCGATTACCCCTGCTTTAGACATTGCGGGTTTAAAGGTGCCGCAAAATCAATTGCTGGTTTTGTTTTTAGCGATGTTGGCAATTTTAGCGCTGCATTATATGATGCAAAATACTAAAATTGGTAAAGCTATGCGAGCCGTTGCTGACGATTTAGATTTGGCGAGAGTTTCTGGTATCAATGTTGACTCTGTTGTTCTATGTACTTGGGTAATTGCAGGGGCGCTCACATCTTTGGGAGGCAGTATGTACGGGTTAATTACAGCTGTGCGCCCTAACATGGGATGGTTTTTGATTTTACCTATGTTCGCCTCAGTGATTTTGGGGGGAATTGGGAATCCTTATGGAGCGATCGCAGCGGCTTTCATCATCGGTATCGTTCAAGAAGTCAGCACCATCATCCCTGGACTGGGTTCTCAGTATAAACAAGGTGTGGCGCTGTTCATTATGATTTTGGTGCTGCTAATTCGTCCCAAAGGTTTATTCAAAAGTACGATTTGA